The stretch of DNA CGCTGAAGTACCACGGCCGGCGAAACACCAGCAGCATCGCCAACGGCAGCAGCACACCAAAAAACCCGAACATCAACTGAGCCGAAAACAACCCCGCCAAAACCAGCGCGATCAACGCCAATCCTCGATCAATAACCGTCTTCTGCTGCCATCCCCGGGCAACCAGCAAACCCAGCGCCAGGGTCGGCAGTACGTTCAGCGTGTCGGCGTCGTCGATGAACATCCGGTACGGCACCTCACTGATCACACTGAACAGCAGCAACCAGCCCAGATAGCGCCACTGCCCCGCCACCGGCGCGTCCTTGACCCGATGCAAATTCGCCGCGATCGCCAGGCAAAACCACGGGAACGCCAGGCGCCCCGGCACATACAGCCCGTCCAGGCTCAAACCGACATACCGCAGGTGGTCCAGCACCATACTCAGCAGCGCCAGCCACTTGAGCAGGTCCAGGGCGCCATCGCGGACGCGGCTTACAGGAACGCTTTCAGAACCGTGCATAATTCCCCAATGACTTTGCATTAACAGTGCGTGCGCCCGCCCGACAATCTTGGGTAAAGTGCGCACCAACATCGACCACAGGACTGGGCCATGACCGACAAGAGCCAACAATTCGCCAGCGACAACTATTCCGGCATCTGCCCGGAAGCCTGGGCCGCCATGGAACTCGCCAACCAGGGCCATCAACGCGCCTATGGCGATGATGAATGGACCCACCGCGCCGCCGACGGTTTCCGCAAACTGTTCGAAACCGACTGCGAAGTGTTCTTCGCCTTCAACGGCACCGCAGCCAACTCCCTGGCGCTGTCCTCCTTGTGCCAGAGCTACCATAGCGTGATTTGCTCGGAAACCGCCCACGTCGAAACCGACGAATGCGGCGCGCCGGAGTTTTTCTCCAACGGTTCCAAGCTGCTCACCGCCCGCACTGAAAACGGCAAGCTGACCCCGGAGTCGATCCGCGAGATCGCCCTCAAGCGTCAGGACATCCACTACCCGAAACCCCGCGTCGTAACGCTGACCCAGGCCACCGAAGTCGGCAGCGTCTACACCCCGGAAGAAATCCGCGCCATCAGCGTCACCTGCAAGGAACTGGGGCTGAACCTGCACATGGA from Pseudomonas sp. NC02 encodes:
- a CDS encoding TraX family protein, which produces MHGSESVPVSRVRDGALDLLKWLALLSMVLDHLRYVGLSLDGLYVPGRLAFPWFCLAIAANLHRVKDAPVAGQWRYLGWLLLFSVISEVPYRMFIDDADTLNVLPTLALGLLVARGWQQKTVIDRGLALIALVLAGLFSAQLMFGFFGVLLPLAMLLVFRRPWYFSVLPGVVCLAANQWQILLNSGTLVAMLGLATCLIAPLAGLVLLRQARQVSPPAMRRWAYALYPAHFLLLLLLRKIIA
- a CDS encoding low specificity L-threonine aldolase — encoded protein: MTDKSQQFASDNYSGICPEAWAAMELANQGHQRAYGDDEWTHRAADGFRKLFETDCEVFFAFNGTAANSLALSSLCQSYHSVICSETAHVETDECGAPEFFSNGSKLLTARTENGKLTPESIREIALKRQDIHYPKPRVVTLTQATEVGSVYTPEEIRAISVTCKELGLNLHMDGARFSNACAFLGCSPADLTWKAGVDVLCFGGTKNGMAVGEAILFFNHKLAEDFDYRCKQAGQLASKMRFLSAPWVGLLENDAWLKHARHANHCAQLLSSLVADIPGVELMFPVQANGVFLQLSEPAIAALTAKGWRFYTFIGKGGARFMCAWDTEEERVRELAADIREVMSA